In a genomic window of Zingiber officinale cultivar Zhangliang chromosome 9B, Zo_v1.1, whole genome shotgun sequence:
- the LOC122022839 gene encoding ABC transporter B family member 14-like yields the protein MSIIQDAIGEKLGHFISCFSTYFAGVVIALACCWEVALLSLMVVPMILAIGATYTKKMNSLSSLRTMYLSEATSIVEQTLSHIGTVFSFVGESSSIKSFTENIRQQYIISKKEAGIKGLSLGLFQTVTFCSWALVVWIGAVVVVARRANGGETLAAIMSILFGAISITHAAPDFQIFNAARATGTEIFQVIERKPRISSEKKGVTLEKIVGVIELDRVSFAYPSRPDKLILKDFSLCMAAGKVYALVGSSGCGKSTILSLVQRFYEPLAGNKVAGRVLIHGHDVKELDLRFLRRNVAAVPQEPALFSGTIDDNLRVGNAEATDEEIIKAASAANADSFIAQLPEKYSTWVGERGVQLSGGQKQRIAIARAILKNSPILLLDEATSALDSESEKLVQDALGRVMQGKTVIKIAHRTSTITSSDTIVVVENGKVAQSGSHNELLQSSNFYSNLFAMHSMKPELEDTISRGTTNTNEKPDITQYRSSSQQHEVNEMLKSQPINANPTNGTKTTKSRSASFSRIWYGLNKFEFAKVALGSFGAAFSGISKPLFGFYIMTIGVAYYKEDAKSQVGKYSIIFTVVGFLTLITHILQHYHYGLVGEKAMGNLRVALFSDSPISEVPPSQTRFLYIFAAVLRNEVAWFEKPENSVGFLAMHIVSDTSMIKTIISDRMSVIVQCISSILIATVVSMKVNWRMGLVAWALMPCHFIGGLIQAKSAKGFSGDSAMAHRQLVALASESVSHIRTVASFVYEEQLLKKAQFSLEEPRRLSRVQSIKYGVFQGVSLCLWNIAHAVALWYTTILVDKHQSSFEDGIRSYQIFSLTVPSITELWTLIPTVISAITILKPAFEILDRKTEIPPDVPETISSEGITGRIDFESISFRYPSRPEVVVLDNFNLSIETGAYVALVGPSGAGKSSVLALILRFYDPFKGRVLVDSKDIKEYNLHWLRRQIGLVQQEPLLFSSSIRDNIFYGSEGASETEVVEAAMEANIHDFICSLPNGYDTLVGEKGCQISGGQKQRLAIARTLLKRPVILLLDEATSALDSETERIIMQALGSSKWRRDKEASRRITRITVAHRLSTVVNSDTIVVMENGRVVQMGDHSTLVADDNGVYSKLFQLQSHDT from the exons ATGAGCATCATACAAGACGCCATAGGCGAGAag TTGGGTCATTTCATCTCCTGTTTCTCCACTTATTTCGCTGGAGTTGTAATCGCCCTCGCATGCTGCTGGGAAGTAGCATTGCTGTCGTTGATGGTGGTGCCGATGATTCTCGCTATCGGAGCTACTTACACTAAAAAGATGAACAGCTTATCATCCTTGAGAACAATGTATTTGTCAGAAGCAACATCTATAGTAGAACAG ACTTTATCGCATATCGGAACGGTCTTTTCGTTCGTGGGAGAGAGCTCGTCGATAAAATCCTTCACTGAGAACATCAGGCAGCAGTACATTATAAGCAAAAAGGAGGCAGGAATTAAGGGACTGAGTTTGGGATTGTTTCAAACTGTTACCTTCTGCTCATGGGCGTTGGTTGTTTGGATTGGAGCAGTCGTTGTTGTTGCGCGAAGAGCGAATGGAGGCGAGACATTGGCCGCGATTATGAGCATTCTGTTTGGAGCAAT ATCCATAACTCATGCTGCACCAGACTTCCAGATCTTTAATGCTGCTAGAGCTACAGGAACTGAGATATTCCAGGTGATCGAAAGGAAGCCAAGAATAAGCAGTGAGAAAAAAGGAGTAACATTGGAAAAAATTGTTGGAGTGATAGAGCTAGATCGAGTGTCATTTGCTTACCCTTCGCGGCCCGATAAGCTGATCCTTAAAGACTTCTCACTGTGCATGGCAGCAGGGAAAGTGTATGCATTGGTAGGCAGCAGCGGGTGTGGGAAAAGCACCATCCTGTCTCTTGTTCAAAGGTTTTATGAACCATTGGCAG GAAATAAAGTTGCAGGTCGGGTTTTGATCCATGGCCATGATGTCAAGGAGCTGGATCTCAGGTTCCTTAGAAGAAATGTAGCAGCAGTGCCACAAGAACCAGCACTATTTTCAGGCACCATAGATGATAATTTGAGGGTTGGGAATGCAGAAGCAACTGACGAAGAGATCATCAAAGCAGCATCAGCAGCCAATGCAGACTCATTCATTGCCCAACTTCCTGAAAAATACTCAACTTGG GTTGGAGAGAGGGGAGTACAACTCTCAGGTGGACAGAAACAAAGAATAGCAATAGCAAGAGCCATTCTGAAAAACTCTCCAATTCTTCTCCTAGATGAAGCTACAAGTGCACTTGATTCGGAATCAGAGAAGCTGGTTCAAGATGCACTGGGGAGAGTCATGCAAGGAAAAACTGTGATTAAGATAGCACACAGAACATCCACAATAACCAGTTCAGATACAATTGTTGTGGTTGAGAATGGAAAAGTAGCACAAAGTGGAAGCCACAACGAGCTGCTGCAAAGCAGCAATTTCTACAGCAACTTGTTCGCTATGCATAGCATGAAGCCAGAATTAGAAGACACAATCTCAAG GGGAACTACTAACACTAACGAGAAACCAGATATCACTCAATACAGATCATCTTCTCAACAGCATGAAGTGAATGAGATGTTAAAGAGCCAGCCAATCAATGCTAATCCAACCAACGGAACGAAAACTACAAAAAGCAGATCTGCTAGTTTCTCAAGAATATGGTATGGGTTGAACAAATTTGAGTTTGCAAAGGTAGCTTTGGGATCATTTGGAGCAGCATTCTCTGGAATATCTAAACCATTGTTTGGGTTTTACATTATGACAATTGGAGTGGCATACTACAAGGAAGATGCAAAGTCGCAAGTAGGCAAATATTCTATTATATTCACTGTTGTTGGCTTCCTCACGTTAATCACTCACATATTGCAACACTATCACTATGGTTTGGTTGGTGAAAAAGCAATGGGAAATCTCAGAGTAGCACTGTTTTCAG ACTCACCTATATCAGAAGTTCCTCCTTCTCAAACAAGGTTCCTTTATATTTTTGCAGCTGTACTCCGAAATGAAGTAGCTTGGTTTGAGAAACCTGAGAACAGTGTAGGATTCCTTGCAATGCATATTGTTAGTGACACTTCCATGATCAAGACCATCATATCTGACAGAATGTCTGTGATTGTGCAATGCATCTCCTCAATCCTAATAGCAACAGTAGTGAGCATGAAAGTGAACTGGAGGATGGGGCTAGTAGCCTGGGCTCTAATGCCCTGCCACTTCATCGGTGGTCTGATACAAGCCAAATCTGCCAAAGGCTTCTCTGGTGACTCTGCCATGGCTCACCGACAACTTGTCGCTCTTGCATCAGAATCTGTGAGCCATATAAGAACTGTAGCTTCTTTTGTTTACGAAGAGCAACTGCTTAAGAAAGCACAATTTTCATTAGAGGAGCCAAGGAGGCTTAGCAGGGTACAGAGCATCAAGTATGGAGTGTTTCAAGGTGTCTCACTTTGTTTATGGAACATTGCTCATGCAGTTGCCTTGTGGTACACCACAATCCTGGTCGATAAGCATCAATCCAGCTTTGAGGATGGAATAAGATCATACCAAATCTTCTCACTCACAGTTCCATCTATCACTGAGCTATGGACACTGATACCGACAGTTATTTCTGCAATTACCATACTCAAACCTGCATTTGAAATCCTAGATAGGAAAACAGAAATTCCACCAGATGTGCCAGAGACCATAAGCTCTGAGGGAATCACAGGCAGAATAGACTTTGAAAGCATCAGCTTTAGATACCCGTCAAGACCTGAAGTGGTGGTACTAGATAATTTCAACTTAAGTATCGAAACTGGAGCATATGTGGCACTTGTTGGGCCTAGTGGAGCCGGGAAGTCCTCAGTTTTGGCGCTGATCTTGAGGTTCTATGATCCTTTCAAAGGAAGAGTTTTGGTTGACAGTAAAGACATAAAAGAGTATAACTTGCACTGGTTGAGACGCCAAATAGGATTGGTTCAACAAGAGCCACTTCTCTTCAGCTCGTCAATCAGAGACAACATCTTCTATGGAAGTGAAGGTGCTTCAGAGACTGAGGTTGTGGAGGCTGCAATGGAGGCCAACATCCACGACTTCATCTGCAGTTTGCCAAATGGGTATGACACACTGGTGGGGGAGAAAGGATGTCAAATCTCTGGTGGACAAAAGCAGAGACTTGCCATTGCAAGAACACTGCTGAAGAGGCCAGTGATTTTGCTGTTGGATGAAGCTACCAGTGCACTAGATTCTGAAACTGAGAGAATCATCATGCAGGCTCTTGGATCCAGCAAGTGGAGGAGAGACAAGGAGGCATCAAGAAGAATCACAAGGATAACAGTTGCACATAGGTTGTCTACTGTGGTCAATTCAGATACAATTGTGGTGATGGAAAACGGTAGAGTGGTTCAGATGGGGGATCATTCAACTTTAGTTGCAGATGATAATGGTGTTTACTCAAAGCTTTTCCAGCTTCAGAGCCATGATACATAA